The Halotia branconii CENA392 region CAAGCGAAACTACTACGTCCCGCATTGATTATTTGTGATTGGATTATGTCACAGTTAGATGGATTAGAAGTGTGTCGCCAAATTAAAGCAGATCCACAGTTGGCAACTACTTTTTTTATTCTGCTGACTGCTAAGGGAGCAGCGCTGGGAGAAGAAGCAGATAGAATTAAAGGACTAGATGCTGGAGCCGATGAATTTATCTCTAAGCCAATAGAGATGAATGAATTAAAAGCACGGGTAAGAGCAGGACTTAGACTATATCAATTAAATCAAGATTTACAAAGCCAAAAGCAAGTTTTAGAAACACTTAACCAAAATTTGCAAACCCAAAAACAAATTTTAGAAGCAGAATTAGCTGAGGCTGCTGACTATGTGCGATCGCTTTTACCTTTGCCTCTTACAGGATCAGTAACCACAGAAGCCTTGTTTGTTCCCTCAGCACAATTGGGGGGTGATTGCTTCGATTATTACTGGTTGGATGACGAGAATTTAGTAATTTATCTGTTGGATGTATCTGGACATGGGGTAGGTTCTGCTTTGCTATCTGTGTCTGTATTGAACGTTTTGCGATCGCAATCTCTACCCAACACTAATTTTTACCAGCCTAGCGAAGTCTTAAAAGCTCTTAATCATGCTTTCCAGATGAAAAACCACGGTGATAAATACTTCACCATTTGGTATGGAGTTTATCACCGCATCAAACATCAACTCATCTATGCTAGCGCCGGACATCCCCCTGCTTTACTGCTATCTGGTACATCTGCAAACAGCTTGCAAGTTAAACAACTAAACTCTTTTGATTTACCTATAGGCTTTTTGCCTGATATTCACTTTCAAAATGCTGTGTTTGAGATTGAAAAAGATAGCACTCTCTATATTTTTAGTGATGGAACTTACGAAATCAATCAACCAAATGGAAAAATTTGGGGACTTAATCCTTTCATTGATTTACTAATCAATGAAAACAAGATAAATAACTGTGTTCTAAAACAAATTTTAGAACACATTTTGTCATTAAATGACCAAACTAATCTTGAGGATGACTTGTCATTACTTAAATTGTACTTTGGTTAAGCTAGTGAAACTTAGAGACAAAAATTGAACATTAACTAATAGCTTATTTAGTTGTCATTATTTGACGATTAAAGTCATCTTGATCTACAAAAGTTTGAAAAATTCTATCTATTTTAGTCAATTCAAACAACATTTTAACTTGGTCACTAATAGAGCAGATAAAGAGTTTAGCGTTGGCAGTTCGTGTCATTTGCATGGCTGACACTAAAGCACCTAAACCAGAACTATCGATGAACTTAACTTCTTTCATATCAATCAACAAAATCTCAGTGCCGCTATCTAAAATTTCACTAACTTCACGACGTAACTGATTACCTCTAATCCCATCAAAAATTCCATGAGGTTCGATTACTTTGACAGCCATATTCATAATTTATTCGTCCTGATTTATCAATAATTTACATTTTACTATTTTGGCATTCGCTTATTAGAACCGCAAGGTCAAGCCGAAAATTAAGTTTAAAAAACCATCGAATTTTTTAGTTTATTTTTACTCTGAGCTAATGCAGTAAAGAAACTAGCATCAACCCATTGCCGAGAAATTTCAAAAGCCTCAAAATAACCTTCTTTTTGTCCCAATTCCCGCGCCCAAAATCGAGATAACACGAGAATTGCGTCAAGCTGCATAAACGTTTTGTTAGTTTCTGATTCGTAACAACCAATAGCTGCTATTTTTTCTTCAATCACTGAAGTAATATCTACAAAAAAGTTTGGCTCAAACCCGCGTAAGAAGACAGGAGGAGCTGAATACCACAAAGGAATGTTTCTGCGGGTAGCAACATTAGAAACTGCGATCGCACACACTTCGTGATCTCTATGTCCATATTTCTCTGGTTGTGGTGCGTGAGTAATAATCAAATCAGGGTGACTATTTTTAATAGCTTCTTCAACAACTTTAATTACTGCTTGTGTAGAAAAGTTACACTCCTCAAGAGCATAAAATTCATAAGTTGCACCAATGATTTTACCAGCATCTTCTGCTTCTTGATGACGTGTACCCTTAACCAATGAGCTAGAAAGATTACCTTCAGTCAAAATTAGACAGTGAACATTCCATCCAGCTTGAGACATCAAACGTAGAGTCCCAGCAGCAGGTAAAACTTCATCATCAGCATGAGCATAAACTGTGAGAACAGTTTGCTGATTAATATGGTTCAAGTTGAGATGTGTGTTCATAAAAATTGATTGATCAATGACTAACAACAACTATTCTTTTGCAGGTTGCCAAACCGAGGCGCGGATAATAACCCACAATAGCAGTAAGTTATAAATAGCCCACGCACTATTTAGGAGGTGAATCCAAGGATTATGAAGATGACCAATTGCAAAGCGGTAAATGCTCCACAAGATTCCTAAAATAGTTAAGGCAAATATAACCAATTGCGGCCAGACAAGCCGGAGATAAATACCAGATTGCCTCTGCTTAGGAGTGACTTGAAAGTTGAGCTTTTGTCCGGTAAATACACTCCAAACAGCTTGAATTAATAACGGAAATAAAGCGATCGCATATTGCTCAGAACGCCAAACTTCCCTAGCCGGAATGCCCCAAGTTGCTGCTAAAAATGTTAGGCGGTTGATGATAAAAGCTGGGAAAAAGTGTATGGCAAAATCAGAACCGTAGGTTTTAACTGGAACAATTTCTGTGAAAAAATAAATTATTGGGCAAGAGATAAAAATCAGTGTGGCAAAACCAGAAAAATAACTATACATCGTCTTAAAATATTGTAGACGTTGCCAAAATGTTAACCCTGGTTTGGTGAGAGGATTTTCTCTCAGTAAAACTTGAATAGTTCCTTGCGCCCAGCGTAATCGCTGTTTCAAAGTAGAACTTAAATCATCAGGTGCTAAACCTTCTGCTAAAAGTTCATTGTGATAAATAGATTTCCAACCAGCGCCGTGTAGACGCATAGCTGTATTCATATCTTCTGTAATACTGTTGCTGGATACACCACCCACTAATTGAAATTCATCTAATCGTTTTTCATCTTTGGTAAACTCATCAGCAAAATATTGTAGTCCTACATTAATCAATGCTTCCCGTCTAAGAATCGCATTGGTTCCTGTATAAAAAGCAGCATTCATGCCATCTTTGCCTTGTTGAAGCGGCCCATAAAATAAACTGGCTCGATGTCCAAAAGGATCACCAGCAGGAATATTGTAAAAATCTTGGGGTGTCTGTACAAAACCAATGCGGTTTTGCTCATATTTACCAATAAAAAGATTGTATGTGTAGAAATAAGGCAAAACTCGCTTGAGAAATTGGGGTTTAGGAATATGATCAGCATCTAAAGTCAGAATAAATTCTCCCGCAGTTTCTCCAGAGAAAATCGCATAATTGAGGTTTCCTGCTTTTGCATGGTGAGCAACCCCAACAGGTTTAGGACGAGCAATATAACGAAATCTTGCCAGTTCAACCAATTCCAGTTCTTTTCGGTGAATAGCTGTTTTTAAAGCTTGTCGTTCAGTATTTAAGCGTTCAGCAATACTCTGATGTTCTGGCGGTAGCCACAAAATCAACTGTCGCAGACTTTGGACAAATAGTTCAGCAG contains the following coding sequences:
- a CDS encoding PP2C family protein-serine/threonine phosphatase, with amino-acid sequence MVKILVIDDDPIVRTVLKRTLQNQGYETTVVNNGEEGIAQAKLLRPALIICDWIMSQLDGLEVCRQIKADPQLATTFFILLTAKGAALGEEADRIKGLDAGADEFISKPIEMNELKARVRAGLRLYQLNQDLQSQKQVLETLNQNLQTQKQILEAELAEAADYVRSLLPLPLTGSVTTEALFVPSAQLGGDCFDYYWLDDENLVIYLLDVSGHGVGSALLSVSVLNVLRSQSLPNTNFYQPSEVLKALNHAFQMKNHGDKYFTIWYGVYHRIKHQLIYASAGHPPALLLSGTSANSLQVKQLNSFDLPIGFLPDIHFQNAVFEIEKDSTLYIFSDGTYEINQPNGKIWGLNPFIDLLINENKINNCVLKQILEHILSLNDQTNLEDDLSLLKLYFG
- a CDS encoding STAS domain-containing protein codes for the protein MNMAVKVIEPHGIFDGIRGNQLRREVSEILDSGTEILLIDMKEVKFIDSSGLGALVSAMQMTRTANAKLFICSISDQVKMLFELTKIDRIFQTFVDQDDFNRQIMTTK
- a CDS encoding PIG-L deacetylase family protein is translated as MNTHLNLNHINQQTVLTVYAHADDEVLPAAGTLRLMSQAGWNVHCLILTEGNLSSSLVKGTRHQEAEDAGKIIGATYEFYALEECNFSTQAVIKVVEEAIKNSHPDLIITHAPQPEKYGHRDHEVCAIAVSNVATRRNIPLWYSAPPVFLRGFEPNFFVDITSVIEEKIAAIGCYESETNKTFMQLDAILVLSRFWARELGQKEGYFEAFEISRQWVDASFFTALAQSKNKLKNSMVF
- a CDS encoding glycosyltransferase family 2 protein, translated to MTSISIDNSVNFSGNSRSILKKRTLLFRYLAEINLIFGIWYLQWRITHSINFDALWLSIPLLIAEIYSYFGGVMFVLGLWRPLVRQVKSLDQMTPPLERTDWPTVDVFITCYNEPPEIVEQTAQAALGIDYPATKLRVYVLDDGNSAAMRTMTEKLCIADLHSPLLQQEANQIDAERSRLVERLQSLENLQDQTQAAEQWLQELSLVPSQNKTAAELFVQSLRQLILWLPPEHQSIAERLNTERQALKTAIHRKELELVELARFRYIARPKPVGVAHHAKAGNLNYAIFSGETAGEFILTLDADHIPKPQFLKRVLPYFYTYNLFIGKYEQNRIGFVQTPQDFYNIPAGDPFGHRASLFYGPLQQGKDGMNAAFYTGTNAILRREALINVGLQYFADEFTKDEKRLDEFQLVGGVSSNSITEDMNTAMRLHGAGWKSIYHNELLAEGLAPDDLSSTLKQRLRWAQGTIQVLLRENPLTKPGLTFWQRLQYFKTMYSYFSGFATLIFISCPIIYFFTEIVPVKTYGSDFAIHFFPAFIINRLTFLAATWGIPAREVWRSEQYAIALFPLLIQAVWSVFTGQKLNFQVTPKQRQSGIYLRLVWPQLVIFALTILGILWSIYRFAIGHLHNPWIHLLNSAWAIYNLLLLWVIIRASVWQPAKE